The following coding sequences are from one Vicia villosa cultivar HV-30 ecotype Madison, WI unplaced genomic scaffold, Vvil1.0 ctg.000135F_1_1_3, whole genome shotgun sequence window:
- the LOC131624555 gene encoding triacylglycerol lipase 2-like → MNSAVLTLFILVLATHYQTCASRYYETWTSKYNFFGKPNSFNKGLCADSITTQGYECHEFEVVTNDGYILSIQRIPVGRSQISQNATVKEPVIIQHGIMMDGSSWFMNKPNQNLPMILADNGFDVWITNARGTKYSRKHTFLEPSNENYWNWSWDELVSDEMPAIFDFVFNKTGQKINYLGHSLGTLVALVSLSEGKWINQVKSVALLSPIAYLRNMKTAVGVMSANYVIGKKFTPRDITEFDPKGQRVLDFVNGICDHSGLNCNDLFTAITGENCCLDEAAFVEFLKVEPQSTSKKMMFHLARTFLSDSLTKFDYGRGLINMKHYGQQNPPAYNLSNIPNNIPFFMSYGGRDALSDVVDVKKLLNIHFQNHEAGKLNVQFIQEYAHADYMMAVNANELVYKNVSSFFKQKF, encoded by the exons atgaactcCGCAGTTTTGACcctctttattttagttttagcAACTCATTATCAAACATGCGCTTCTCGTTATTATGAAACTTGGacttcaaaatataatttttttggcaAGCCGAATTCTTTCAATAAGGGTTTATGCGCTGATTCAATCACTACCCAGGGATACGAATGCCATGAATTTGAA GTTGtaacaaatgatggatatattcttagcattcaaaGGATTCCAGTAGGACGATCTCAGATTAGTCAAAACGCGACTGTGAAGGAGCCCGTGATAATACAACATGGAATTATGATG GATGGATCATCGTGGtttatgaacaaaccaaaccaaaacctGCCTATGATTCTGGCTGATAATGGCTTCGATGTTTGGATTACTAATGCCAGAGGAACCAAATATAGTCGCAAACACACTTTCTTAGAACCCTCTAACGAG AATTATTGGAATTGGTCTTGGGATGAATTGGTTAGTGATGAAATGCCTGCTATTTTTGATTTTGTCTTCAACAAAACAGGGCAGAAGATAAATTATCTTGGTCATTCTTTG GGGACTTTGGTAGCTTTGGTATCTTTGTCAGAGGGTAAATGGATAAATCAGGTTAAATCAGTAGCATTGTTGAGTCCTATTGCCTATTTGAGAAATATGAAAACTGCAGTTGGAGTTATGAGTGCAAACTATGTAATCGGCAAG AAATTTACTCCAAGGGACATTACTGAATTTGATCCCAAAGG ACAAAGAGTCCTTGACTTTGTCAATGGTATTTGTGATCATTCTGGACTAAACTGCAACGACCTGTTTACTGCAATAACCG GTGAAAATTGTTGCTTAGATGAAGCAGCATTTGTTGAATTCCTGAAAGTTGAACCTCAATCAACGTCAAAAAAGATGATGTTTCATTTAGCTCGCA CATTTTTAAGTGATAGTTTGACGAAATTCGATTATGGGAGAGGACTTATAAACATGAAGCATTATGGACAACAAAACCCTCCGGCCTACAACCTCTCaaacattcctaacaatattcCATTTTTCATGAGCTATGGTGGTCGAGACGCGCTCTCCGATGTTGTCGATGTTAAGAAACTACTTAATATACACTTTCAGAACCATGAAGCAGGCAAGCTTAATGTTCAGTTCATTCAAGAATATGCTCATGCTGACTACATGATGGCTGTGAATGCCAATGAGTTGGTGTACAAAAATGTTTCATCATTTTTCAAGCAGAAATTTTGA